One Pseudomonas sp. MH9.2 DNA segment encodes these proteins:
- a CDS encoding tellurite resistance TerB family protein, with translation MNTRGLLDQLLKSGQDLLQNKTGVRTGNHSDNSAPAAGGSGGLGGLLGGAGGGLGGFLSGAGGGALAAGAMGLLMGNKTARKVGGKALTYGGLAALGVLAYKAYGNWQANQGTAPHSEPQTIDRLPAPQVEEHSQAILRALVAAAKADGHVDDRERQLIEGEFTKLTNDQELRHWLQAELNKPLDPAEVARAANTPEMAAEMYIASVMLVDEEHFMERAYLDELARQLRLDPALKVELEAQVRQASDKG, from the coding sequence ATGAATACGCGTGGCTTACTCGATCAACTGCTTAAGTCCGGGCAGGACCTGCTACAGAACAAAACTGGCGTGCGAACGGGCAATCATTCCGATAACAGCGCCCCCGCTGCGGGCGGTTCAGGGGGGTTAGGCGGTTTGCTCGGTGGGGCGGGCGGAGGGTTGGGTGGGTTCCTGTCCGGTGCGGGCGGCGGAGCATTGGCGGCTGGTGCGATGGGTTTGCTGATGGGTAATAAAACCGCACGCAAGGTGGGCGGCAAGGCGCTGACCTACGGTGGTCTCGCGGCGCTGGGGGTTTTGGCCTACAAAGCCTATGGCAATTGGCAAGCCAATCAAGGCACAGCCCCACACTCCGAGCCACAAACTATTGACCGGCTGCCAGCGCCGCAGGTCGAAGAGCACAGTCAGGCGATTCTCAGGGCACTGGTGGCTGCGGCCAAGGCGGACGGCCATGTTGATGACCGTGAGCGTCAGTTGATAGAGGGTGAATTCACCAAGCTGACCAACGATCAGGAGCTGCGGCATTGGTTGCAGGCCGAACTCAACAAACCTCTCGATCCGGCAGAAGTCGCTCGAGCGGCGAACACGCCGGAAATGGCCGCCGAAATGTACATTGCCAGCGTGATGTTGGTGGATGAGGAGCACTTTATGGAGCGCGCCTATCTTGACGAACTTGCTCGCCAACTCAGGTTGGACCCTGCACTCAAGGTAGAGCTTGAGGCGCAGGTGCGGCAGGCTTCTGATAAAGGGTGA
- a CDS encoding methyl-accepting chemotaxis protein: protein MKNWTLRQRILASFAVIIAIMLLMVVVSYSRLLSIQSSEEQVRTDALPGLYYSTTIRNAWGTSYVVTLKLLGEDEGRPLTTAELEQFKANEAILENEVSNYKKTIFSSDDQVRFDAFERQHEVYRKALDDVLALYQANDFIKARSALNTQLSPVWNLGRDLINTLITENKKLADHAAESISVSVTDAKISMGISLLIALAAAASCGLLLMRAIMAPMQRIVQILEVMRTGDLSKRLDLDRKDEFGAVETGFNDMMTELTGLVSQAQRSSVQVTTSVTEIAATSRQQQATATETAATTTEIGATSREIAATSRDLVRTMTEVTSAADQASILAGSGQQGLARMEETMHQVMGAADLVNAKLAILNEKAGNINQVVVTIVKVADQTNLLSLNAAIEAEKAGEYGRGFAVVATEVRRLADQTAVATYDIEQMVREIQSAVSAGVMGMDKFSEEVRRGMFEVTQVGEQLSQIIYQVQALAPRVLMVNEGMQAQATGAEQINQALVQLGDASSQTVESLRQASFAIDELSQVAVGLRSGVSRFKV, encoded by the coding sequence GTGAAGAACTGGACGTTGCGCCAACGGATTCTGGCGAGTTTCGCTGTGATCATCGCCATCATGTTGTTGATGGTTGTCGTGTCGTACTCCCGACTGCTTTCTATTCAGTCCAGCGAGGAGCAGGTCCGCACTGATGCTCTGCCGGGCCTTTATTACAGCACCACCATCCGCAATGCATGGGGCACTAGTTACGTTGTCACCTTGAAGCTGCTCGGCGAAGACGAAGGTCGGCCGCTTACGACGGCTGAACTTGAGCAGTTCAAGGCTAACGAAGCCATCCTCGAAAACGAAGTGAGCAACTATAAGAAAACCATTTTCAGCTCAGATGACCAGGTCCGCTTCGATGCATTTGAGAGGCAACATGAGGTTTATCGGAAAGCCCTCGATGACGTTCTCGCGCTTTATCAAGCCAATGATTTTATCAAGGCCCGCAGTGCGCTCAACACGCAGCTGTCCCCTGTCTGGAATCTGGGTCGCGATCTTATCAATACGTTGATCACCGAAAACAAGAAACTGGCTGACCATGCGGCCGAATCAATTAGCGTCTCGGTGACTGACGCGAAAATCAGCATGGGTATTTCCCTGCTGATCGCCCTGGCTGCTGCCGCGAGCTGTGGCTTGCTGTTAATGCGCGCAATCATGGCGCCGATGCAGCGCATCGTGCAGATTCTCGAGGTCATGCGCACCGGTGACTTGAGCAAGCGCCTGGACCTGGACCGCAAAGATGAGTTCGGTGCAGTCGAAACTGGCTTCAACGACATGATGACCGAGTTGACGGGCCTGGTTTCACAGGCCCAGCGTTCGTCGGTACAGGTCACCACCTCGGTGACCGAGATCGCCGCGACCTCCAGACAGCAACAGGCCACGGCCACCGAAACGGCTGCCACCACCACGGAAATCGGTGCGACCTCCAGAGAAATCGCCGCCACGTCCCGTGATCTGGTGCGCACTATGACCGAGGTCACCTCCGCCGCGGATCAGGCTTCGATCCTTGCAGGCTCCGGCCAGCAAGGCCTGGCGCGTATGGAAGAGACCATGCATCAGGTCATGGGGGCTGCCGATCTGGTCAACGCCAAGTTGGCGATCCTCAATGAGAAGGCCGGCAACATCAATCAGGTGGTAGTGACCATCGTCAAAGTGGCCGACCAGACCAACCTCTTGTCGCTCAACGCGGCCATCGAAGCGGAAAAAGCGGGTGAGTATGGGCGCGGTTTTGCCGTGGTTGCGACTGAAGTACGTCGCTTGGCCGATCAGACCGCCGTGGCGACGTACGACATCGAGCAGATGGTTCGTGAGATTCAGTCGGCCGTGTCCGCAGGCGTGATGGGCATGGACAAGTTCTCCGAAGAAGTCCGTCGTGGCATGTTCGAAGTGACGCAGGTCGGCGAGCAGCTTTCGCAGATCATCTATCAGGTGCAGGCCTTGGCGCCGCGAGTCCTGATGGTTAACGAAGGCATGCAGGCGCAAGCCACCGGTGCCGAACAGATCAATCAGGCGCTGGTGCAACTGGGTGATGCCAGCAGCCAGACAGTTGAGTCGTTGCGTCAGGCCAGTTTCGCCATTGATGAGCTGAGCCAGGTGGCGGTGGGGCTGCGCAGCGGCGTCTCGCGTTTCAAAGTCTGA
- a CDS encoding chemotaxis protein CheW — protein MIEHSAKRGAPALPQNKLFLLFHIGDERYALEAVEIAEVLPRLHLRPIPQAPHWVAGVFAYRGMVVPVIDLSALTFGRPAQTRTSTRLVLVHYRPDADRSGQLLGLILEQATDTLRCPPREFKEYGLDNRLSPYLGPVREDKQGLLQWIRVQDLLSDSVRELLYPAQPLNIELFEEAP, from the coding sequence ATGATCGAGCACTCAGCCAAGCGTGGCGCCCCGGCGTTACCGCAGAACAAGCTGTTTTTGTTGTTTCACATAGGTGACGAGCGTTACGCCCTGGAGGCGGTCGAAATCGCCGAAGTACTCCCACGTTTGCATCTCAGACCCATCCCCCAGGCGCCACATTGGGTGGCCGGGGTGTTTGCGTACCGGGGCATGGTGGTGCCGGTGATTGATCTCAGTGCGCTCACCTTTGGCCGCCCGGCACAGACTCGAACCAGTACCCGTCTGGTCCTGGTTCACTATCGCCCGGACGCTGACCGATCCGGCCAGTTGCTCGGCCTGATTCTGGAACAGGCCACCGATACCCTGCGTTGCCCGCCTCGCGAGTTCAAGGAATACGGTCTGGATAATCGACTGTCACCCTACCTCGGCCCGGTACGCGAGGACAAACAAGGGTTGCTGCAATGGATTCGGGTCCAGGACCTGCTCAGTGATTCGGTGCGCGAGCTGCTTTATCCTGCCCAACCCTTGAATATCGAGCTGTTCGAGGAGGCGCCATGA
- a CDS encoding protein-glutamate O-methyltransferase CheR: MSNDARFFSFLKDRIGLDVASVGEAIIERAVRQRCAASSAQDSDGYWQLLQTSASEQQALIEAVIVPETWFFRYPESFSTLGKLAQTRLAELMGSRPLRILSLPCSTGEEPYSIAMALFDAGICPQQFQVDGIDISPLSIERATRAIYGRNSFRGEQITFRDQYFSAEVDGFLLNERVCNQVNFQTGNVLDPTLLAARPAYDFVFCRNLLIYFDLATQQRVFEVLKRMTREEGVLFIGPAEGSLLARLGMRSIGIAQSFAFSRCAEKAEVPPAAVVPLSLPTPVPATFTRSRASLPLRASPRSFASSPPVLASARAVPTPAGGLDNEAASLLANIASLANEGKSAEARAACERYLKLYEPVAQVFYWLGLLSDLGGQTAEAQGLYRKALYLQPQHPEALAQLATLLASQGDTEGARRLQDRAARGLSKEGRNR; encoded by the coding sequence ATGAGCAATGACGCGCGTTTCTTTTCCTTCCTCAAGGACCGCATCGGTCTGGACGTTGCCTCGGTCGGTGAAGCGATCATCGAGCGCGCCGTGCGCCAGCGTTGCGCCGCATCGAGCGCGCAGGACAGTGACGGCTATTGGCAGTTGTTGCAGACGTCGGCCAGCGAGCAGCAAGCGCTGATCGAAGCGGTGATTGTCCCCGAGACCTGGTTCTTTCGTTACCCGGAATCGTTTTCGACCCTGGGCAAGCTGGCGCAGACGCGACTGGCGGAACTGATGGGCTCGCGACCGCTGCGTATCCTCAGCCTGCCCTGTTCCACGGGCGAAGAACCCTATTCGATTGCCATGGCCCTGTTCGATGCCGGGATTTGCCCGCAACAGTTTCAGGTCGATGGCATCGATATCAGTCCCTTGTCCATCGAGCGGGCAACGCGGGCGATTTATGGCAGAAACTCGTTTCGCGGTGAGCAAATAACCTTTCGTGACCAGTATTTCAGTGCTGAGGTCGATGGTTTTTTACTCAATGAACGGGTGTGTAACCAGGTCAACTTTCAGACGGGTAACGTGCTTGATCCGACGTTGTTGGCGGCGAGACCCGCTTATGACTTCGTGTTCTGCCGCAATCTGTTGATCTATTTCGATCTGGCGACCCAACAACGCGTTTTCGAGGTGCTCAAGCGCATGACCCGCGAAGAAGGCGTGTTGTTTATCGGTCCGGCCGAGGGCAGTCTGCTGGCGCGTTTGGGCATGCGTTCAATCGGTATTGCGCAGTCGTTTGCTTTTAGCCGCTGCGCGGAAAAAGCCGAAGTGCCGCCTGCTGCTGTTGTGCCCCTGTCGCTTCCAACCCCGGTGCCAGCGACCTTTACTCGTTCGCGGGCCAGTCTGCCGTTGCGGGCGAGCCCCCGATCGTTTGCGTCAAGCCCGCCGGTCCTTGCAAGCGCCAGAGCTGTACCCACTCCGGCAGGGGGCCTCGACAATGAAGCCGCCAGCTTGCTGGCAAACATCGCAAGCCTGGCCAACGAGGGTAAAAGTGCCGAGGCGCGCGCGGCCTGCGAGCGCTACCTGAAACTATATGAGCCGGTAGCCCAAGTGTTTTATTGGCTGGGACTGCTCAGCGATCTCGGCGGCCAGACGGCGGAGGCGCAGGGTTTGTATCGCAAAGCGTTGTACCTGCAGCCACAACATCCCGAGGCATTGGCGCAGTTGGCGACTCTGCTGGCCTCTCAAGGCGATACCGAAGGTGCCCGCCGTTTGCAGGACCGGGCTGCCCGTGGCCTGAGTAAGGAAGGACGTAATCGATGA
- a CDS encoding chemotaxis protein CheW, with protein MSGQLSEPSLTQQDLQAIDDCWNRIGIHGERSCPLLAEHIHCRNCSVYSAAATRLLDRYSLAQEHRVQGHTLEAHSEIKTRSILVFRLGEEWLGLPTRCLVEVAPLQAIHSLPHQRSRALLGVVNVRGALVACLSLVELLGLDSSPAVTHSVRIVPRMLIVAAQGGPVVVPVDEVDGIHAMDERALDSASGAGHQTHARFTRGVLQWKARSLRLLDEDQLLSAVNRSLT; from the coding sequence ATGAGCGGCCAGCTGAGCGAACCAAGCCTGACCCAGCAAGACCTCCAGGCAATCGACGATTGCTGGAACCGTATTGGTATACACGGCGAACGTTCTTGCCCATTGCTGGCCGAGCATATTCATTGCCGTAACTGTTCGGTGTATTCCGCTGCCGCCACGCGCCTGCTGGATCGCTATTCCCTGGCCCAGGAACATCGGGTGCAGGGCCATACCCTTGAGGCGCACAGCGAGATCAAGACCCGCTCGATCCTGGTGTTTCGTCTGGGCGAAGAATGGCTCGGGTTGCCCACCCGCTGTCTGGTCGAGGTGGCGCCGTTGCAGGCCATTCATTCTCTGCCGCATCAACGCTCGCGGGCGTTGCTTGGCGTCGTCAATGTACGGGGCGCGCTGGTGGCCTGCCTGTCGCTGGTTGAGTTGCTGGGCCTGGACAGCTCGCCCGCGGTGACACACTCGGTGCGGATCGTGCCGCGCATGCTGATCGTCGCTGCACAGGGTGGCCCGGTCGTGGTGCCGGTGGACGAGGTCGATGGCATCCATGCCATGGATGAGCGTGCTCTGGACTCGGCGTCCGGCGCGGGTCATCAGACCCATGCCAGATTTACCCGGGGCGTTCTGCAGTGGAAAGCGCGCAGTTTGCGCCTGCTCGATGAAGATCAACTGCTGTCGGCCGTGAACCGGAGCCTCACATGA
- a CDS encoding hybrid sensor histidine kinase/response regulator — protein MTPEQMRDASLFELFALEAEAQTQVLSAGLLALERNPTQAEHLEACMRAAHSLKGAARIVGVDAGVSVAHVMEDCLVSAQEFRLHLRPEHIDALLLGTDLLMRIATPGSTGVSPADIDAYVLQMNALLAPGAATGDSASATSAQPSLESLLSMPEMTTVDLLAAALRLDTPAPYTEPDPVSVLASVVAEAPRQNQRIAEGGERVLRVTADRLNSLLDLSSKSLVETQRIKPYLATMQRVKRLQNKSARTLDSLDVSLKESGASVEALEILEEARRLLSEAQAMLTQQTSQLDEFGWQASQRAQLMYDTALACRMRPFADVLVGQARMVRDLGRELGKPVRLEIEGEKTQVDRDVLEKLEAPLTHLLRNAVDHGIELPEQRLLAGKPAEGVIRLRASHQAGLLVVEVSDDGAGVDLDQLRRSIIKRQLSPAETAEQLSEDELLSFLFLPGFSLRDKVTEVSGRGVGLDAVQHMVRQLRGAIEVEQGAGQGCRFQLTVPLTLSVVRSLVVDVGGEAYAFPLAHIERMRDVQASEVVQLEGRQHFWYDERPVGLVAASQLLQRPQSQPVGDVLKVVIIRERDAVYGVAVERFIGERTLVVLPLDPRLGKVQDISAGALLDDGSAVLIIDVDDMLRSVEKLLNTGRLERIGRGGQQADAVARKRVLVVDDSLTVRELERKLLLNRGYEVVVAVDGMDGWNALRAEDFDLLITDIDMPRMDGIELVTLLRRDSRLQSLPVMVVSYKDREEDRRRGLDAGADYYLAKASFHDDALLDAVMELIGGAQG, from the coding sequence ATGACCCCAGAACAAATGCGCGATGCGTCGCTGTTTGAGTTGTTTGCGCTGGAAGCCGAAGCACAAACCCAGGTCCTCAGCGCTGGCTTGTTGGCGCTGGAGCGTAACCCCACGCAGGCAGAGCACCTGGAAGCCTGCATGCGCGCCGCCCATTCGCTCAAGGGCGCGGCGCGGATTGTCGGGGTCGATGCCGGGGTCAGCGTGGCCCATGTGATGGAAGATTGTCTGGTCAGCGCCCAAGAATTCAGGTTGCACCTGCGGCCCGAGCATATCGATGCCTTGCTGCTGGGTACCGACTTACTGATGCGCATCGCCACGCCAGGCAGTACGGGCGTTAGCCCTGCGGATATCGACGCGTATGTGCTGCAAATGAACGCGTTGCTGGCGCCAGGTGCCGCCACCGGCGATTCAGCGTCGGCAACGTCTGCACAGCCGTCGCTTGAATCGCTTCTGTCCATGCCCGAGATGACCACTGTCGATTTATTGGCCGCTGCACTGCGCCTTGATACTCCTGCGCCGTACACCGAGCCGGACCCGGTTTCTGTCCTTGCTTCTGTCGTGGCTGAGGCGCCCCGTCAAAACCAACGGATCGCTGAAGGCGGTGAGCGCGTCTTGCGGGTGACGGCCGATCGCCTGAACAGCTTGCTCGACTTGTCGAGTAAGTCGCTGGTCGAAACTCAGCGGATCAAGCCGTATCTGGCGACAATGCAGCGGGTCAAGCGTCTGCAAAATAAAAGCGCGAGGACCCTCGACAGTCTGGATGTGAGCCTCAAAGAGTCCGGCGCAAGCGTCGAGGCCCTGGAAATACTCGAAGAAGCCCGGCGTTTGCTGTCCGAAGCCCAGGCGATGCTGACCCAGCAGACCTCTCAGTTGGATGAGTTCGGTTGGCAGGCCAGCCAGCGTGCGCAGTTGATGTACGACACTGCACTGGCCTGTCGGATGCGCCCCTTTGCCGATGTGCTGGTCGGTCAGGCGCGCATGGTCCGCGACCTGGGCCGCGAGTTGGGTAAGCCTGTGCGCCTGGAAATCGAAGGCGAAAAGACCCAGGTCGACCGTGACGTGCTGGAAAAGCTCGAAGCGCCCTTGACCCATTTGCTGCGCAACGCGGTGGATCATGGCATCGAATTGCCCGAGCAGCGGCTGCTGGCAGGTAAACCTGCAGAAGGCGTCATCCGGCTCAGGGCGTCCCATCAGGCCGGCCTGTTGGTGGTGGAAGTCAGTGACGACGGCGCGGGTGTCGATCTCGATCAACTGCGTCGCAGCATCATCAAGCGCCAGTTGTCGCCCGCTGAAACCGCTGAGCAACTGAGTGAAGATGAGCTGCTGAGCTTTTTGTTCCTGCCCGGCTTCAGTCTGCGCGACAAGGTCACCGAAGTGTCCGGGCGTGGCGTTGGCCTGGACGCGGTGCAGCATATGGTCCGCCAACTTCGTGGGGCGATCGAAGTCGAACAGGGTGCAGGGCAGGGCTGCCGCTTCCAACTGACAGTGCCACTGACCCTGTCGGTGGTCCGCAGTCTGGTGGTCGACGTCGGTGGGGAGGCGTATGCATTCCCCTTGGCGCACATCGAACGCATGCGTGATGTGCAGGCCAGTGAAGTCGTGCAGTTGGAGGGGCGTCAGCATTTCTGGTACGACGAGCGCCCCGTAGGACTGGTGGCCGCCAGCCAGTTGCTTCAGCGCCCGCAAAGCCAGCCTGTCGGTGACGTGCTCAAGGTCGTGATCATTCGTGAGCGGGATGCCGTATATGGCGTGGCGGTCGAGCGTTTTATCGGTGAGCGCACGCTGGTGGTGCTGCCCCTCGATCCGCGACTGGGCAAGGTCCAGGATATTTCAGCCGGGGCCTTGCTCGACGATGGCTCGGCGGTATTGATCATTGATGTGGACGATATGCTGCGTTCGGTGGAGAAACTGCTCAACACCGGACGTCTGGAGCGCATCGGCCGGGGCGGCCAGCAAGCCGATGCCGTAGCGCGCAAGCGGGTGTTGGTGGTCGATGACTCGCTGACGGTGCGTGAGCTGGAGCGCAAGTTGCTGCTCAATCGTGGGTATGAAGTGGTGGTGGCGGTGGATGGCATGGACGGCTGGAATGCCTTGCGTGCCGAAGACTTTGACTTGCTGATCACCGATATAGACATGCCGCGCATGGACGGTATCGAGCTGGTTACCCTGTTGCGTCGGGACAGTCGTTTGCAGTCCCTGCCGGTGATGGTGGTGTCATACAAGGACCGAGAAGAAGATCGCCGTCGAGGTCTGGATGCCGGTGCGGATTATTACTTGGCTAAAGCCAGCTTTCATGACGACGCTTTGCTCGATGCCGTGATGGAGTTGATCGGAGGTGCGCAGGGATGA
- a CDS encoding chemotaxis response regulator protein-glutamate methylesterase codes for MKIAIVNDMPMAVEALRRAIAFEPAHQVVWVAANGAEAVERCAQLTPDLILMDLIMPVMDGVEATRQIMAATPCAIVIVTVDRQQNVHRVFEAMGYGALDVVDTPALGAGNPKDAAAPLLRKILNIDWLIGQRDSRVRTVATPLRASVQRQGLVAIGSSAGGPAALEVLLKGLPASFPAAVVLVQHVDQVFAAGMAEWLASASGLPVRLARDGEPPERGTVLLAGTNHHIRLLKNGSLAYTAEPVNEIYRPSIDVFFESVASYWSGDAVGVLLTGMGRDGAQGLKLMRQQGFLTIAQDQHSCAVYGMPKAAAAIDAAVEIRPLEKIAPRLIEVFG; via the coding sequence ATGAAGATCGCTATCGTCAACGATATGCCCATGGCCGTGGAGGCCCTGCGCCGGGCCATCGCTTTCGAGCCCGCGCATCAGGTGGTCTGGGTCGCGGCCAATGGCGCCGAAGCCGTCGAGCGCTGTGCGCAGCTGACGCCGGACCTTATCCTGATGGACCTGATCATGCCGGTCATGGATGGCGTCGAAGCGACCCGACAGATCATGGCCGCTACACCGTGCGCCATCGTCATTGTTACCGTGGACCGACAGCAGAATGTCCATCGGGTGTTCGAAGCCATGGGGTACGGCGCGCTGGATGTGGTCGATACGCCCGCCCTGGGCGCAGGGAATCCCAAGGACGCAGCGGCCCCGCTATTGCGCAAGATCCTCAATATTGACTGGTTGATCGGTCAGCGCGACAGTCGCGTGCGCACGGTCGCCACGCCTTTGCGTGCGAGCGTACAGCGCCAGGGTCTGGTGGCTATCGGCTCTTCCGCGGGCGGCCCGGCAGCGCTGGAAGTTCTCCTGAAGGGCCTGCCCGCGTCATTTCCTGCGGCTGTTGTGCTGGTTCAGCATGTGGATCAGGTTTTTGCCGCCGGGATGGCTGAGTGGCTGGCCAGTGCGTCTGGTTTGCCCGTGCGTCTGGCCCGTGACGGCGAGCCGCCAGAGCGGGGAACAGTCTTGCTGGCGGGCACCAATCACCATATTCGCTTATTGAAAAACGGTAGTCTGGCGTACACCGCCGAGCCCGTAAACGAAATTTATCGGCCCTCGATCGACGTTTTTTTCGAGAGTGTGGCCAGCTATTGGAGTGGAGATGCGGTGGGTGTGTTGCTAACGGGGATGGGGCGCGATGGTGCTCAAGGGCTTAAGTTGATGCGACAGCAGGGGTTTTTGACCATCGCTCAGGATCAACACAGCTGTGCTGTGTATGGCATGCCCAAGGCGGCTGCCGCGATCGATGCAGCTGTCGAAATTCGGCCACTGGAAAAAATTGCGCCCAGATTGATCGAGGTGTTCGGCTAA
- a CDS encoding PleD family two-component system response regulator → MHDLQIDGFKKTDENSAMVLLVDDQAMIGEAVRRGLANEDNIDFHFCADPHQAIAQAILIRPTVILQDLVMPGLDGLTLVREYRNNPLTRDIPIIVLSTKEDPLIKSAAFAAGANDYLVKLPDTIELVARIRYHSRSYMTLLQRDEAYRALRVSQQQLLDTNLVLQRLMNSDGLTGLSNRRHFDEYLELEWRRALREQSQISLLMIDVDYFKAFNDNFGHLEGDEALRQVSSAIRESCGRSSDLPARYGGEEFALVLPTTSPGGARLLAEKLRQTVEGLNIPHIFSLPGSILTISIGLATMIPQPGSNSRQLIMDADKGLYSAKNNGRNQVVVGVS, encoded by the coding sequence ATGCATGATTTGCAAATAGATGGTTTCAAGAAGACCGACGAGAACTCGGCGATGGTGCTGTTGGTCGACGATCAGGCAATGATTGGTGAAGCGGTGCGCCGTGGGCTGGCCAACGAAGATAACATCGATTTCCACTTCTGTGCCGACCCGCATCAGGCGATTGCCCAGGCTATTTTGATCAGGCCGACGGTGATTTTGCAGGATCTGGTCATGCCGGGCCTCGATGGTCTGACCCTGGTGCGTGAGTACCGCAACAACCCGCTGACCCGCGATATTCCGATCATCGTACTCTCGACCAAGGAAGACCCGCTGATCAAAAGCGCGGCCTTCGCGGCCGGTGCCAACGATTATCTGGTCAAGCTGCCGGACACCATCGAGTTGGTGGCGCGCATTCGTTACCACTCTCGCTCGTACATGACTCTGTTGCAGCGTGATGAAGCCTATAGAGCCTTGCGCGTCAGTCAGCAGCAGTTGCTCGATACCAATCTGGTGTTACAGCGCTTGATGAACTCGGACGGCTTGACTGGCCTGTCCAATCGTCGGCACTTCGACGAGTACCTGGAGCTGGAGTGGCGCCGGGCACTGCGTGAGCAAAGCCAGATCTCGTTGTTGATGATTGATGTGGACTACTTCAAGGCCTTCAATGACAACTTTGGCCATCTTGAAGGTGACGAAGCACTGCGTCAGGTCTCCAGTGCGATTCGCGAGAGTTGCGGTCGATCTTCCGATCTGCCAGCGCGTTACGGTGGGGAAGAGTTTGCCCTGGTGCTGCCAACCACCTCACCAGGCGGTGCGCGGCTGCTGGCCGAAAAGCTGCGCCAGACCGTGGAGGGCCTCAATATCCCGCACATTTTCTCTTTGCCGGGCTCGATCCTGACTATCAGCATCGGCTTAGCCACCATGATCCCGCAACCGGGCTCCAACAGTCGCCAACTGATCATGGACGCCGACAAGGGTTTATATTCCGCGAAGAACAATGGACGCAATCAGGTGGTGGTGGGGGTTAGCTGA
- the prfB gene encoding peptide chain release factor 2 (programmed frameshift) codes for MEINPILNSIKDLSERSETIRGYLDYDQKHERLTEVNRELEDPAVWNNPEYAQNLGRERSLLAQIVDTLDEMSSGLVDAKDLLLMSAEEEDQAAVDDVAAEVERLRESLEKLEFRRMFSGEMDANNAYLDIQAGSGGTEAQDWANILLRMYLRWADKRGFDATIMELSAGEVAGIKGATLHIKGEYAFGWLRTEIGVHRLVRKSPFDSGNRRHTSFSAVFVSPEIDDNIEIDINPSDLRIDTYRSSGAGGQHVNTTDSAVRITHIPSNTVVCCQNERSQHANKDTAMKMLRARLYEQEVQKRNAASQALEDTKSDIGWGHQIRSYVLDQSRIKDLRTGIERSDCVNVLDGDIDEYLVASLKQGL; via the exons ATGGAAATCAACCCGATCCTAAACAGCATCAAGGACCTGTCCGAGCGTTCTGAAACCATTCGGGGGTATCTT GACTACGATCAAAAGCATGAGCGTCTGACTGAAGTCAATCGCGAGCTTGAAGATCCTGCTGTCTGGAACAACCCCGAGTACGCACAGAACCTGGGCCGCGAGCGTTCCTTGCTGGCGCAGATCGTCGACACCCTGGACGAAATGTCCTCTGGCCTGGTCGACGCCAAAGACCTGCTGTTGATGTCCGCCGAAGAAGAAGATCAGGCTGCCGTGGACGACGTGGCTGCTGAAGTCGAGCGCTTGCGCGAGTCGCTGGAGAAGCTGGAATTCCGTCGGATGTTCAGCGGCGAGATGGACGCCAACAACGCTTATCTGGATATTCAGGCCGGCTCTGGCGGTACAGAGGCTCAGGACTGGGCCAACATCCTGCTGCGCATGTACCTGCGCTGGGCGGATAAACGCGGTTTCGACGCCACCATCATGGAATTGTCCGCGGGTGAAGTCGCCGGGATCAAAGGCGCGACTCTGCACATCAAGGGTGAATACGCCTTTGGTTGGTTGCGCACCGAGATCGGTGTGCACCGCCTGGTGCGCAAGAGCCCGTTCGACTCGGGCAACCGTCGCCACACCTCGTTCTCGGCCGTGTTCGTGTCGCCGGAAATCGATGACAACATCGAAATCGACATCAACCCGTCGGACTTGCGAATCGACACCTACCGTTCCTCCGGTGCCGGTGGTCAGCACGTTAACACCACCGACTCGGCGGTACGGATTACGCACATACCGTCCAACACGGTGGTCTGCTGCCAGAACGAACGTTCCCAGCACGCGAACAAAGACACCGCGATGAAAATGTTGCGGGCACGCTTGTATGAGCAGGAAGTGCAGAAGCGCAATGCCGCTTCGCAGGCCCTGGAAGACACCAAGTCGGATATCGGCTGGGGTCATCAGATTCGCTCGTATGTGCTCGACCAGTCGCGGATCAAGGATCTGCGTACCGGTATCGAAAGAAGCGACTGCGTCAACGTGCTCGACGGCGATATCGATGAGTACCTTGTGGCCAGCCTCAAGCAAGGGCTGTAA